GGCCAAAGAGATCCTGAGCAAGAAGTGGCTCGACCCGCTGTCGGCGCCGCCTGAGGAGGGGGCGCGTGCGCTGGCCGACGCCCGGCGGATCACGGAGCCCGAGCACGAGCGCGTCGTCAAGCTCTGGGGCCTGCACATCATCGGCACCGAGCGACACGAGTCCCGCCGGGTCGACAACCAGCTCCGCGGGCGCGCCGGCCGCCAGGGCGACCCGGGATCCTCCCGCTTCTACCTCTCGCTGGAGGACGACCTGCTCCGGATCTTCGGGTCCCAGCGGATCCAGAAGATCATGGATCGGCTCGGATTGGAGGAGGCGGAGCCGATCGAGAGCAAGATGGTGACGCGGCAGATCGCCTACGCCCAGAAACGGGTCGAGACGCACAACTTCGAGATCCGCAAGCACCTCCTCGAGTACGACGACGTGATGAACAAGCAGCGGGAGGTCATCTACGGGATGCGCCGGGAGATCCTGTCGGGCGAGAGCCAGCAGGAGACCATCGTGGAGTGGATGGAGGAGCTCCTCGATGGTGTCCTCGACCTCTACGCGCCGCGGGATGCCCACCCGGAGGACTGGGACCTCTCAGCGCTCTCGGAAGCGCTCCACCGCCAGTTCGACGTGCGGCTGCCGGCGGAGGCGCAGCACGGCGAGCTGATCTCGCGCGACGGGCTCCGCCAGCTCCTGTGGGAGACGATCGACGCGCACTACCGGAACCGGGAGCAGGCCACCGGCAGTGACGCCCTGCGGCAGCTCGAGCGGGTCGTGATGCTGCAGGTCATCGACACGCAGTGGAAGGATCACCTGCTCTCCATGGACCACCTGAAGGAGGGGATCGGGCTCCGCGGCTACGGCCAGCGGGACCCGCTCACCGAGTACAAGCGGGAGGCCTTCGATCTCTTCCAGGAGACGGTCGACCGGATCAAGACCCAGGTCGTCGAGTGGCTGTTCAAGGTCCAGCTCGTCCGCGAGCCGGCCGCGGCCGAGCGGCGGAACCCGTGGGCCGACGCGATCGAGTCCCACGGGGAGGGCGCGCGCGCGGCCGCCCGCCCCGCGCCCCGAAGCGCCGGCGGCCAGAAGGTCGGGCGCAACGAGCCCTGCCCGTGCGGGTCGGGGAAGAAGTACAAGAAGTGTTGTCTGTTGAAAGCCTCGTGAGGCGCGCCGATGGACGCTGTAGAGTCTCCCGTTAAAGCCGAGGCCGGCGTGGTCGGCGGCACGGCGGCGGAGTCTCTCACGGGTTCGGCCGAGCGCACACGCTGGAGCGCGGTCTTCAGCGTGCTCGGGCGGGACGAGCGGGTGTTCGCGGTCCTGCTCGCGCTCGCGATGGTGGGCGGGCTGGCGGCGATCGGGCAGGTGCCACCGCTCCGGCGCAAGTACGAGATCGACCTCTTTTGGCTCGTCGTCAAGTTCGTCGCGTACAAGGCCGGGGTGTTCCTGTTGGTGACGCTGCGACCCCCCGCGACGCGCCTCATCTTCCTGGGGGCGCTCGCCGTGGACCTGATCCTCGTCTTCTGGCTCCTCTGGTTCACGGGCGGTGGCGAGAGCCTCTTCTACCTCCTGTTCTTCCCCCTCGTCGCCGTCAACGCCTACTACTTCGGTCCCTGGGTCGGGCTGGTCGCGTCGCTGGTGGCCGGCGCGCTGTACGCGCTCGCGGCGTACCTGGCCACGCCCTGGGTCGGCTGGACGCCGGTGGCGGTGCTGTCCGCGCTGGTGGGCCTCCCGGCCTTTGCGCTCGGGCACGTCGCGGAGCGCGAGCGGCGGTCACGCGCCGAGGTGGAGCGCCTCAACCTCCAGCTCAAGGGGACGCTGGACCGGCTCGAGGCCGCGCAGGAGGAGCTGCTGCTGGCCGAACGGATGGCGACCGTCGGCCGTCTCTCGCTGAAGGTGGCGCACGAGGTCCGGAATCCGATCAGCGCCATCGAGCTGAACGCGGAGATGCTGGGGGACATCGTCCGGGCGCGCCCCGGGTCGGACATGGAGGAGGCGTCGGGTCTGGTGGGAGCGATCCGCGAACAGGTGACCGCGTTGGGGGCCCTGACCGAGGAGTACCTGGCGTTCGCGCGGTTCCCGCGCCCGAACTTCGACGAGGACTGGGTGAACGACGTCATCGAGGAGATGGCCGAGTTCATCCGCCCCGTCGCGGCGCGCCAGGGCACGACGCTCCGGGTGGCGTGTGACCCCAAGATCCCGCCGCTGATGGTGGACCGCGCGCTGCTCCGTCAGGCGGTGCTCAACCTGGTCAAGAACGGGCTCGAGTCGATCTCGCGCGATGGCGAGCTGACCGTGACCACCGAGCTCGTCGGTGACTCGGTGGAGATCTCTGTGAGCGACACGGGCGCCGGGATCAGCGAGGAGGTCGCCCGCCGGCTCTTCGAGCCGTTCTTCACGACCAAACCCCAGGGCACCGGGCTCGGGCTCTCCATCGCCCGGCAGATCGTCGAGGAGCACGGGGGGGAGATCCGGTGGCGGAGACAGCCGGGTCCCGGGGCCACCTTCACGCTTCGACTGCCCCTCAAGCGGACCGAACATGGCTGAGCCCGCAACCCTCCTTGTCGCCGACGACGATCCCGCGGTCCGGGAGAGCTTGGAACGCACGCTGACCCGCGAGGGATACCAGGTGATCCTGGCCGCCGACGGCCAGGCGGCGCTCGAGCGCCTCCAGGGCGGCGGCGTGGACCTCGTCCTCGCCGACCTGAAGATGCCGGGCCTGAGCGGGCTGGAGCTGCTCCGCGCGGCCAAGGTGGTCGCGCCCGAGGTGGACGTGATCATGCTGACCGCCTTCGGCACGGTGGAGCAGGCCGTGCGGGCGATGAAGGACGGCGCGTACGACTTCCTCACCAAGCCCTTCCAGCGGGCGCAGCTCCTCCGGCTCATCCGCCAGGCGCTCGAGCGCCGTGCGCTGATCGAGCAGAACCGCGCCCTGCAGCGACGCCTTGACGACCTCCTCCAGCAGGGGGCGATCATCGGCACGAGCCCGGCCTTCTCGCGGATGATGACGCTCGTCGAGCAGGTGGCGGACAGCTCGGCGACCGTGCTGATCGAGGGCGAGAGCGGGTCGGGGAAGGAGCTGGTGGCCCGGGCGATCCACCAGCGCTCGCGGCGGCGCGGTGGCGCCTTTGTCGCGGTGAACTGCGCGGCAC
The sequence above is a segment of the Candidatus Rokuibacteriota bacterium genome. Coding sequences within it:
- a CDS encoding SEC-C domain-containing protein is translated as AKEILSKKWLDPLSAPPEEGARALADARRITEPEHERVVKLWGLHIIGTERHESRRVDNQLRGRAGRQGDPGSSRFYLSLEDDLLRIFGSQRIQKIMDRLGLEEAEPIESKMVTRQIAYAQKRVETHNFEIRKHLLEYDDVMNKQREVIYGMRREILSGESQQETIVEWMEELLDGVLDLYAPRDAHPEDWDLSALSEALHRQFDVRLPAEAQHGELISRDGLRQLLWETIDAHYRNREQATGSDALRQLERVVMLQVIDTQWKDHLLSMDHLKEGIGLRGYGQRDPLTEYKREAFDLFQETVDRIKTQVVEWLFKVQLVREPAAAERRNPWADAIESHGEGARAAARPAPRSAGGQKVGRNEPCPCGSGKKYKKCCLLKAS